A region from the Nocardioides exalbidus genome encodes:
- a CDS encoding ABC transporter permease: MSLTVAPDTGTTAPDAPPPAPGPSTATEVVRPRRVVPLVRAVAGGLAVAVTVLLLASVIAFALGALSDSNPAAAVLGETATPEDIARMNHEFGLDRPLVEQYVSWVGSAVQGDLGRSWFTTIPVADSIKQALPVDLSIAALALVLAILIGGGSGIGAALSNGGFFDRVVTLVCSVLATLPPFVIGMALIVIFSVKLQLLPSGGYVPIDQDPAQWLRFSILPSLALSLDVAASIARQLRTSMVTALGENYAIGAEMRGYGRSRVLFGHVLRNAAAPTLAVIGLAIPLIVGGAVITERLFGLPGVAQLALQSAERGDVPVVLGTLLVTAVVVVVASSLVNVLQKALDPTARREGALR, from the coding sequence GTGAGCCTCACCGTCGCACCCGACACCGGCACGACCGCGCCCGACGCCCCGCCGCCCGCGCCCGGTCCGTCGACCGCGACCGAGGTCGTGCGCCCGCGCCGCGTCGTACCCCTGGTCCGTGCGGTCGCCGGCGGCCTCGCCGTCGCCGTCACGGTGCTGCTGCTCGCCTCGGTCATCGCCTTCGCGCTCGGCGCGCTCAGCGACAGCAACCCGGCCGCGGCCGTCCTCGGCGAGACCGCCACGCCCGAGGACATCGCCCGGATGAACCACGAGTTCGGCCTCGACCGCCCGTTGGTCGAGCAGTACGTCTCGTGGGTCGGCAGCGCCGTGCAGGGCGACCTCGGCCGCTCGTGGTTCACCACGATCCCGGTCGCCGACAGCATCAAGCAGGCGCTGCCGGTCGACCTGTCGATCGCGGCCCTCGCGCTGGTGCTCGCCATCCTCATCGGCGGCGGCTCCGGGATCGGTGCCGCGCTGAGCAACGGCGGCTTCTTCGACCGCGTGGTCACCCTCGTGTGCTCGGTGCTCGCCACCCTGCCGCCGTTCGTGATCGGCATGGCGCTGATCGTGATCTTCTCGGTCAAGCTGCAGCTGCTGCCCTCGGGCGGCTACGTGCCGATCGACCAGGACCCGGCGCAGTGGCTGCGCTTCTCGATCCTGCCGTCGCTCGCGCTCAGCCTCGACGTCGCCGCCTCGATCGCCCGCCAGCTCCGCACCTCGATGGTGACCGCGCTGGGGGAGAACTACGCGATCGGTGCGGAGATGCGCGGCTACGGCAGGTCACGGGTCCTCTTCGGACACGTGCTGCGCAACGCCGCCGCCCCGACCCTCGCCGTGATCGGCCTCGCGATCCCGCTCATCGTCGGCGGCGCCGTGATCACCGAGCGGCTCTTCGGCCTCCCGGGAGTCGCCCAGCTCGCCCTGCAGTCCGCCGAGCGGGGCGACGTACCGGTCGTCCTCGGCACGCTCCTGGTCACCGCCGTCGTGGTGGTCGTCGCGAGCTCGCTCGTGAACGTCCTGCAGAAGGCGCTCGACCCGACCGCCCGCCGAGAGGGGGCCCTGCGATGA